From the genome of Geobacter sp. SVR, one region includes:
- a CDS encoding radical SAM protein has product MIQSLKNYTKEKILSYLLEMATGSSDETLIRMTHLMEMIPKKDYYKERIRWIRGLIRDKHPAIEFPRRILRELHPGQRDKWISNLAVNHLLNGTNRRKEWGDQNGFYPPSTVVISPTMRCNLACYGCYAGDYNKSLELSLDELDSILMQIKEMGIYFAVISGGEPFYMEGIFEIFRKHSDMAFLVFTHGGLIDEQMVRQLIEVGNVMPAFSLEGYQQETDERRGAGHFDKVMHAMDLLREAGLSFCGSFTHSRKNSALITDPAYIDMLVSKGVFALWLFSYVPVGRKPDPELMPTPEQRDHLRRSVAAFRDQKPMLFIDFWNDGPMVSGCLAGGRKYFHVNANGDIEPCVFCHFAVDNIRRTTIREALGSPLFRKIRQKQGEHDNLLRPCMLIDHPETGRELFASEGAYATHDGAEEIFSGLSDTMDAYAGAYAEIADAAWENEFKDHPAQSKKRGTRG; this is encoded by the coding sequence ATGATCCAGTCGTTGAAGAACTATACCAAGGAAAAAATCCTGAGCTACCTCCTGGAGATGGCCACCGGTTCGTCCGATGAAACCCTGATCAGGATGACGCATCTGATGGAGATGATCCCCAAGAAGGATTACTACAAGGAACGCATCCGCTGGATCAGGGGGCTGATTCGTGACAAACATCCCGCCATCGAGTTTCCACGCCGCATCCTGCGAGAGTTGCATCCGGGCCAACGTGACAAGTGGATCAGCAACCTGGCAGTCAACCATCTGCTGAACGGCACCAACCGCCGCAAGGAGTGGGGCGATCAGAACGGCTTCTACCCCCCTTCGACGGTGGTGATCAGTCCCACCATGCGCTGCAACCTGGCCTGTTACGGCTGCTATGCCGGCGATTACAACAAATCCCTGGAACTGTCCCTGGACGAACTGGACTCGATCCTGATGCAGATCAAGGAGATGGGGATCTACTTCGCCGTCATTTCCGGCGGAGAACCCTTCTACATGGAGGGCATCTTCGAGATCTTCAGGAAGCACAGCGACATGGCTTTTCTGGTCTTTACCCACGGCGGCCTGATCGACGAACAGATGGTGCGCCAGCTGATCGAGGTGGGCAACGTCATGCCGGCCTTCTCGCTGGAGGGGTACCAGCAGGAGACCGACGAACGGCGCGGAGCAGGGCATTTCGACAAGGTCATGCACGCCATGGATCTGCTGCGGGAAGCAGGGCTCTCCTTCTGCGGCTCCTTTACCCATTCGCGCAAAAACAGCGCCCTGATCACCGATCCCGCCTACATTGATATGCTGGTTTCCAAAGGGGTATTCGCCCTGTGGCTGTTTTCCTACGTACCGGTGGGCAGAAAACCCGACCCGGAACTGATGCCGACCCCTGAACAGCGCGATCATCTGCGCCGGAGCGTGGCCGCTTTCCGCGACCAGAAGCCGATGCTGTTCATCGACTTCTGGAACGACGGCCCCATGGTGTCGGGCTGTCTGGCCGGGGGACGGAAGTACTTCCATGTCAACGCCAACGGCGACATCGAGCCGTGCGTCTTCTGTCACTTTGCTGTGGACAACATCCGCCGTACCACCATTCGTGAGGCCCTCGGTTCGCCGCTCTTCAGGAAGATCCGGCAGAAGCAGGGGGAGCATGACAATCTACTGCGCCCCTGCATGCTGATCGACCATCCCGAAACCGGACGGGAGCTGTTTGCCAGCGAAGGCGCCTATGCCACCCATGACGGGGCGGAGGAGATCTTTTCCGGTCTGTCCGACACAATGGATGCCTATGCCGGGGCCTATGCCGAGATCGCCGATGCAGCCTGG
- a CDS encoding glycosyltransferase family 2 protein, producing MATCILIPAFNAEKSVAEVTRECQELGLPVVVVDDGSTDATARIVAGLPVTLLSHDRNRGKGRALMTGFTWALEKGYEAVVTVDADGQHDVSAIPRLALAARESGTDVLIASRFRQFEEMAGLRKVWNRFGVWCMRKRTGFEITDSQSGFRCYSSRLLRSVSLSAEGYDLEMELLMKAWRSGFTVASLPVAARVADGRATSHFRPVRDTWSICKVFLRHM from the coding sequence GTGGCAACCTGTATCCTGATTCCGGCTTTCAATGCCGAAAAGAGCGTGGCTGAGGTGACACGGGAGTGCCAGGAGCTCGGATTGCCGGTCGTGGTGGTGGACGACGGTTCCACCGATGCCACTGCCCGTATCGTCGCCGGCTTGCCGGTCACCCTGTTGTCACATGATCGCAACCGCGGCAAGGGGCGGGCTCTCATGACCGGTTTCACCTGGGCCCTGGAAAAAGGGTACGAAGCGGTCGTTACCGTGGATGCCGACGGACAGCACGATGTCTCGGCCATCCCGCGGCTTGCCCTGGCTGCCAGGGAGTCAGGCACCGATGTATTGATCGCATCGCGCTTCCGCCAGTTCGAGGAGATGGCCGGGTTGAGAAAGGTCTGGAACCGTTTCGGGGTCTGGTGCATGCGCAAACGGACGGGATTCGAGATCACCGACAGCCAGTCCGGCTTTCGGTGTTATTCCAGCCGGCTGCTCAGATCGGTCAGTCTGTCGGCCGAGGGGTATGATCTCGAAATGGAGCTGCTGATGAAAGCCTGGCGCAGCGGTTTCACGGTCGCCTCGCTTCCGGTGGCCGCCCGCGTGGCAGACGGCCGCGCCACCAGCCATTTTCGTCCGGTTCGCGACACCTGGAGTATTTGCAAGGTATTTCTGCGTCACATGTAG
- a CDS encoding polysaccharide deacetylase family protein, with the protein MPDNQIHALTVDVEDWFHVCAGQQPEIPRSAWRVRQATERILTLLDSHGAKATFFMLGCVAEAEPELAPMIERQGHEVASHGWSHRLLHDLTVEEFECELERTEAILLDQTGKRPFGFRAPRWSVSMRTPWVDAVLVRRGYLYDSSRNPLPFLAGSGSALHPSRVRAGAGELWEVPPMVTPMPLFNLPTGGGWGFRLFPFRMIAATVARYHDVKQPAVLYLHPREVDPESPRVKLHPLRSFATYGPRSDAAGRIAALLERFRFTTLLDLVESWQPVS; encoded by the coding sequence GTGCCCGATAATCAGATACATGCACTGACGGTAGATGTGGAGGACTGGTTTCATGTGTGCGCCGGGCAGCAGCCGGAAATTCCGCGCTCGGCCTGGCGGGTGCGGCAGGCCACCGAGCGTATCCTGACGCTGCTTGACAGCCACGGTGCAAAAGCCACTTTTTTCATGCTCGGATGCGTGGCTGAGGCAGAACCGGAGCTGGCGCCGATGATCGAACGGCAGGGGCACGAGGTGGCTTCCCATGGCTGGTCCCATCGCCTGCTGCATGACCTGACCGTTGAAGAATTCGAATGCGAGTTGGAGCGGACCGAAGCGATACTGCTGGACCAGACCGGAAAACGACCCTTCGGATTCCGTGCGCCGCGCTGGTCGGTGTCGATGCGGACACCCTGGGTGGATGCCGTTCTTGTCCGGAGGGGCTATCTGTATGATTCAAGCCGCAATCCGCTCCCCTTTCTGGCGGGCAGCGGTTCGGCCCTTCATCCCTCACGCGTGCGGGCCGGAGCAGGGGAACTGTGGGAAGTGCCACCAATGGTGACGCCGATGCCCCTTTTCAACCTCCCGACCGGCGGAGGCTGGGGATTTCGCCTGTTTCCCTTCCGGATGATCGCAGCAACGGTGGCGCGCTACCACGACGTGAAGCAGCCGGCGGTTCTGTATCTGCATCCGCGGGAGGTTGATCCGGAAAGTCCGCGGGTCAAACTGCATCCCCTGAGGAGTTTTGCCACCTACGGTCCCCGCAGCGACGCTGCCGGACGGATCGCGGCCCTGCTGGAGCGTTTCCGCTTCACAACCCTGCTGGACCTGGTCGAATCGTGGCAACCTGTATCCTGA
- the cas6 gene encoding CRISPR system precrRNA processing endoribonuclease RAMP protein Cas6 codes for MEFNLIDIRITIRAGNPAAFVLWLTGRGADFAAVCRPAGCRLPSRSCQSCSGRGACAWHMVFGQELAPDPDALKRHQKPPLPFAFSFPVSGGQAGTIECRLVVAGSAIACLDMLLEGFSSLLSGDEEQRRCQILSIESCDYQGTRLQLGHGSRLSRPENLVVLSSVGILESRAWNLEWQEIRLLTPLKLLSEGRQLTHFSFALFARSLLRRISSLAYYYGGCQADCDFRDLSRQADAIALCEDHFVTACLPGGGRRLSGIAGHGCFSGDFSGLLPFLALGTYLNAGKTAAFGLGNFTLA; via the coding sequence ATGGAATTCAATCTCATCGACATTCGCATAACTATCCGGGCCGGCAATCCGGCAGCATTTGTCCTTTGGCTGACCGGCAGGGGTGCGGACTTTGCGGCGGTCTGCCGCCCGGCAGGCTGCCGATTGCCGTCGCGGAGCTGTCAGAGCTGTTCCGGCAGGGGCGCATGCGCTTGGCATATGGTATTCGGGCAGGAGCTTGCGCCGGATCCGGATGCGCTCAAACGTCATCAGAAGCCGCCACTCCCTTTTGCCTTCTCATTTCCGGTATCAGGGGGGCAGGCCGGCACCATCGAGTGCCGGCTGGTGGTGGCCGGATCGGCAATTGCCTGTCTCGACATGTTGCTGGAGGGCTTTTCAAGCCTGCTCTCCGGTGATGAGGAGCAGCGACGGTGCCAGATCCTGTCGATCGAATCGTGCGATTACCAGGGGACGCGACTGCAGCTGGGGCATGGGAGCCGTTTGAGCCGGCCGGAGAACCTGGTGGTGTTGTCATCGGTCGGTATCCTGGAAAGCCGCGCCTGGAACCTGGAGTGGCAGGAAATCCGCCTGCTGACCCCGCTCAAGCTCCTGTCTGAGGGGCGGCAGCTGACACATTTCAGTTTTGCTTTGTTCGCCCGTTCACTGCTGCGGAGGATTTCATCCCTGGCCTACTATTACGGAGGTTGTCAGGCGGATTGCGATTTCCGGGACCTGTCCCGCCAGGCCGATGCGATCGCGCTCTGCGAGGATCATTTCGTCACCGCATGCCTGCCTGGCGGGGGAAGGCGCCTGTCGGGCATCGCGGGCCACGGCTGTTTCAGCGGCGACTTCAGTGGACTGCTGCCCTTTCTGGCGCTCGGCACCTACCTGAATGCCGGAAAGACCGCTGCCTTCGGCCTGGGCAACTTTACCCTGGCATAG
- a CDS encoding succinate dehydrogenase/fumarate reductase iron-sulfur subunit — protein sequence MSDHKTMTLTLIVWRQKNANDPGKFETYAAKNITEHHSFLEMLDCVNEDLILAGKEPIVFDHDCREGICGMCSQVINGAPHGGQERTTVCQLHMRKFKDGDTIYIEPWRARAFPIIKDLIVDRSALDKIQQAGGYTSCHTGGIADGNAILIPKPIADEAMDAAECIQCGACVAGCPNGAAMLFTGAKVSQLALLPQGKVEAKQRVRSMTQAMADCGFGNCTNHYECQASCPKGINVKFIARMNREFLKAQFG from the coding sequence ATGAGCGATCACAAGACCATGACACTGACGCTGATCGTGTGGCGCCAAAAGAATGCCAACGATCCGGGCAAGTTCGAGACCTATGCCGCCAAAAACATCACCGAGCACCACTCCTTCCTGGAAATGCTCGACTGCGTCAACGAGGACCTGATCCTGGCCGGCAAGGAACCGATCGTGTTCGACCACGATTGCCGCGAGGGGATCTGCGGCATGTGCTCCCAGGTTATCAACGGCGCCCCCCACGGCGGCCAGGAGCGCACCACCGTCTGCCAGCTGCACATGCGTAAGTTCAAGGATGGCGACACCATCTACATCGAGCCCTGGAGGGCGCGCGCCTTCCCGATCATCAAGGACCTGATCGTCGACCGCAGCGCTTTGGACAAGATCCAGCAGGCCGGCGGCTACACCTCCTGCCATACCGGTGGTATTGCCGACGGGAATGCCATCCTGATTCCCAAGCCCATTGCCGATGAGGCCATGGACGCAGCCGAATGCATCCAGTGCGGTGCCTGCGTTGCCGGCTGCCCCAACGGCGCCGCAATGCTGTTCACCGGCGCCAAGGTCTCACAGCTGGCACTGTTGCCGCAAGGCAAGGTCGAGGCCAAGCAGCGTGTCAGGAGCATGACCCAGGCCATGGCCGACTGCGGGTTCGGCAACTGCACCAACCACTACGAGTGCCAGGCCTCCTGTCCCAAGGGAATCAACGTCAAGTTCATCGCCCGGATGAACCGCGAATTCCTCAAGGCACAATTCGGCTAA